One Paramisgurnus dabryanus chromosome 8, PD_genome_1.1, whole genome shotgun sequence DNA window includes the following coding sequences:
- the rab4b gene encoding ras-related protein Rab-4B — protein MSETYDFLFKFLVIGGAGTGKSCLLHQFIENKFKQDSNHTIGVEFGSRVVNVGGKTVKLQIWDTAGQERFRSVTRSYYRGAAGALLVYDITSRETYNALTNWLTDARTLASPNIVIILCGNKKDLDADREVTFLEASRFAQENELMFLETSALTGENVEEGFLKCARTILNKIESGELDPERMGSGIQYGDASLRQLRQPRGSAAQTKPQCNC, from the exons ATGTCAGAGACATACG ATTTCCTGTTTAAGTTCCTGGTGATTGGCGGCGCTGGGACTGGGAAATCATGCCTCCTTCACCAGTTCATAGAGAACAAGT TCAAACAGGACTCCAACCACACCATTGGTGTCGAATTTGGCTCCAGAGTTGTCAACGTTGGCGGCAAAACAGTAAAACTGCAGATTTGGGACACGGCTGGACAGGAGCGTTTTAG GTCGGTTACCCGCAGTTACTATCGTGGAGCAGCAGGGGCTCTTCTAGTCTATGACATCACAAG TCGGGAGACCTATAATGCTCTGACCAACTGGCTGACGGATGCACGGACGCTGGCCAGTCCCAACATCGTCATCATTCTGTGTGGAAATAAGAAGGATCTGGATGCAGATCGTGAGGTCACTTTCCTGGAGGCTTCTCGCTTCGCCCAGGAGAACG AGCTGATGTTTTTGGAGACGAGTGCTTTAACTGGAGAGAACGTAGAAGAAGGCTTTCTCAAATGTGCTCGCACCATTCTCAACAAGATCGAATCAG GGGAGTTGGACCCGGAGCGGATGGGTTCTGGGATCCAGTACGGCGATGCATCCCTGAGGCAGCTCAGACAGCCCCGGGGCTCTGCTGCACAGACCAAACCACAGTGTAACTGTTAG